Genomic segment of Arachis hypogaea cultivar Tifrunner chromosome 11, arahy.Tifrunner.gnm2.J5K5, whole genome shotgun sequence:
CAACAGGCTATCTAGATTTTGAACCATACAGACAAATGAATATGTTGTAGCATACCATAAGTTGCATGTTGATGTCTCCTGCAAATTTTTTTGTCCCCACCAATTTAATGGGAAAATTTTTCGCATTTATTGTCATTTAATTCTTTTGGTTAGCTTTTGCTATTGCGATGTTAAAAAGGAAAAGTCAAGTTGGATTACTGTAGAAGTAGTAACATTTTTTGTATCATTTAAGAGAATTGTAATTTTAATTCATGTGCCTCCTATAGCAAAGGTAGATCAACAGCATGACCGATGAACTTCTCAGTTCAAACCCCAacggatttataatttaaattcattttaaaCACCATCGTTGTGTTTTGCTTGTATGGCGTAAGAACACATTGGCAAGTAAAGTCATTAACTAGAACAGATTTCGATAGAACAAGAGAACATGAACATGAAtggtttcctttttgttttacacAATTCTAACGAGGTAACAAAATTGCTCGACCTTGACATTTGTTCCCATGACTATTGACATGAAGAATCGAGAGGCGAGTTGTCAGTTTCTGGCTTCTGAGACTGTGGCTCCGCAGCAGTTGCTGTTTGATAAAGAATGATGGTAAGGGGGCAGCTGGCGATTATAAAGGATGAAAAAGTGAGCAAAAAGGACTAACCAGGAGGAGGCAGGATGGCTTCTTTAGACTCCTCAGAGCTGTAGGCTTTGCTTGGATCTCTTGTGCCATCTGCATTATCAAAATCACATAATTTGCAAGTGAATTGaatagaatgaaaaagaaaagaaaagaaagaaagactaACTAAGGTCAAGAGTAGAATTGTAGGTGGTCTGTGTTGGTGGAGTTGAAATGTCGTCAAGACCGATCTCCCATTCCAGTGTGGTCTTAAACTCCCTGGAAACATCTTGAAGTTCTCTAATTGTGGGTTGGAATGCACGCAACATTTTGCCCAGATTTCGAGCAACCTCCGCAACACCTTTTGAGACTTCAAGTTGCTTTGAAGCCTTTAATTGATTGGGTAATATCAACAAcagattgaattataaaaaatccaCATTCTAGTcatcattcaatcgattgggtaatatgaccaatcgattgatttttgcaAAAACCATACTACCTTggaattttcaatcgattgttttgtgataacctGATGTCcaatccaatcgattgagttatgggaaacctgaaattcaatcgattgttttattaatctaatcgattgattttctaagaaacacGATTTTACAACCCTCGACGGATGTAACGGATCAAAGATAAATTTTTCATCGATTGGGATTGCCAAAAGTTATTACGATCAAtgaaagatctaattcgttattgtttttgttttttattgttaataaacataatagatgactgataaaataataatttataaaataaaaaataatttttataattaaataaaatatatagaattaatttgtaattaaaattaaataaggactatttaacaattattaaaaaacttaaaaaacatattttgttatgggaccatttaatggtctaAACGTTCTCGGACCATCGAATCCTTTGCTATAAAAGTGGTTGTTGTTTGTCTGatttaaaaaagagaagaaaaaaaattattcaataattttttgttatgttaATTAGGGTAAACTTTAAGATTGATATCCAATTGTTGACTTGTTGACTCAAATTAATTATAGATTCTGTGCAGCATGATTAAGGTATGAaatgaaaactataaaaaaaagtttgaaaataaaatttagttatattaattTAAGTATTAGATtcgattgaaaaaaaataattcaccgttgtaattttaaaatttaaagtactTCTttgagaataaaatttttttattgtgttagAAGCTAAAACTTGAGTgagaaaaattctaaaagaaccTTTCGTTGCTTTTAAGGAGACAGATTATGTAGCAGTATTAATTATATCAATAATATTTaggagataataaaaaatttgtttaatataaataattaatagattattttgtttaatatttattaattattattaaaataattatataattttaaatgtaataaatatgtaattatagatatattataaaataattgattaaattaaagttttttaatatgaaaatttttttgttattgtaaacCATAAATAATATTAAGTTTCAATTTAATTGGTTTGAAAATTTTGTATTTGTAAACTTCAACAATAATCAGGACTCTTCGGACAATGCGCACACTTTTGGTTTAAGCCAACATTTCATTATTGTAAAAGCGTGCGCATTGTTCGAAGAgtcttgattattattgaattttacaaatataaattttttaaaccaATTAAATTGAAACTTAAGATTATTTATGgtttacaataacaaaaaaattttaatattagaaaattttaatttaatcaattgTTTTATTATacatctataattatatatttattatatttaaaattttataattattttaagaataattattaaatgttaaataagacaatTTATAAATTGAACTATAAACCTTAGTTATTGTCCAAAAATTTTTTGGACATTCAACCAGTTTTTCAACAGACTCAAACTTTGGCCCATGTCAAAATATTGTTTTTGGAACTCAAAATTCCATCCATATCTCTGCAGTAAACCATTAATGTTATTGCACTTAGCACTAACTGCTAGTTTTGACTGAAAGTTAGTGCACTTTTTCGTTTGACTACCTGCTGTACGTGTCCCTGTACCATTGGATGCTCAAAAGAAAGTCACTCTTAGCCATTGAACAACATAccaccacacacacacacacacatatatatatatatatatatatatggaactgTGGCTAAGGTGACCAAGGCAGAATAGCCAATCCGAGCACGACACCTGGAATGCGTAGGATAGAAGACTAATGCCTAGTTTGGATAAACAGCTTAATTAAGTTCCTTTtgaaaaaaatagcttaaacaataaatgattatattaaaagtaacttataaataacttattttgtatttggttttttaattctaaaagtgcttattttatagaaatgtgctaaaaagtagtagtattatgagaaaagccatttttttttaacttctcttataagctcctaaatagcttcttagaaagttgcaatttgattttgaaaattgcatcAGATATTAATACtattttcataagttaaaagttcAAAAAATTACTTTTGAAGGTTTCCAAACGGGCCCTAAAAGTAGTTGATTCTGATAATCACGGTGAATTCCATAATGGAGGTGTGGTAAATGTTTTCGATcacttaatcaaattaattaacaaaaagaaTAAATCAGTAAATATTGGAAAAGAATGTGGTAACATTGAAAGTGCAACGCACGAGTTTTGGGTAAAATCGATAGAGTAATCAGCCAGTGTCCGACCATGAAGGCTATCAAAGTTCCTGGTGGAACGTTCCTTTATAAGTCGGCAGCCCTGTTCGTGAGATAAGTTGAAATTAAGAGTAGCAATAGAGGTGGTGGTGCCGTGGACGGAAGAGGTCCTTGAAGAAGTTCTtcaaactcatcatcatcaagatAAGGAATTGCCAAAGGATCCTTAGAAGCACCAACAACTCTATTACCACTTGCTCCATCATTTAAGTCAGGATCCGGAATTAGAGCAgctaaatcttcttcttctgcatcttCATCAGCAACAATCCACTCTTCATCAAAGTCCAACTCATCAAGAATATAGTCATAATCAAGACTTCTTCTAGTTTGTTTTTTCTTTGCCAATCTTGAGTTTGTCATCACAAACACAACATCATTCATGGTTTAGCTTTCAAACGGTTTCTCCTTTTTGTGTGAACCTTTCAAAAGTACATAAAAAGTATTAGTCAAACAATAAGATAGAATTGAAGAATTAACAACTAAATTTATAGAAGTAAAatacaaattatatttaattactaACCATCTCAAAAGCGCTCCAATTGCGTTCACATCCAGATGAGCTACATGTCAAATTCAAGACACAAATTGCAAATTGTTGAAGTTCTGGATGCTGATCTCCATAAGAATCCCACCATTGAGCTGGAGTTTTGGTATAAATTGCATTTTGAGCTACTTTACTACCAAAAAATTCTTTTCGAGTCTTAAAATCTTCAATTTAAACATCCATCTTAGTGATTAAATCTGGATTTTCTGTCATTCTTTCCATACAAGCATAAAACTGCTTCTTAAGCTCATAAGCGATTTCAAAACCAGAACTATAATGAATTTGAGGATTCAAATAATAGCCCGCAGCATGCAATGGCCTATGAAGTTGGTTGCCCCATCTTGCATCAATAATATCCCAAATAGTTATAtaactaaaacataaaaaattaataaattagttacaaaataaaaaatattttcagaattGAAGTTGAATCTGATTCCAAATTAATGGTGTTTTCCCACCATATACATATAAGCATGGTGTGCCCCTACCTTGTGGtattgcattttaactttgttcttttctttttcccatacattattattattattattaacctaTTCATGAATGGTTTCCTAGCCGTTCAAGCAAGGCTGCTATATGCCACACAATCACACACCATTCaatcttcaaaattttcaacTCTCTCTGACTTTTACTTTTCTACCTCTGTTGTTATTACATTTTACAATTACACTTTACACCGTTACACATATCATCCAACATTATGTACAGCTCTtatgcattaattaaaaaaaataattagacacTTTACCTTGTCTCAACTCCTTGAAATGCATCTCGTATTTTTTCCTTTGCACTTTTCATTTCTTCATAAATAAATTCCATTGCCGGCTTTTCTTCTGAATCCACCATACGAAGCACATGAAGAAGAGGGTAGGCAACCCTCAAGCAAGTTACCACTTctttccaaaatatcttatccAACACCACACTTGCAATTATCTTTCCATCTTTTGTCTTTGCAAATTTACTAGAAGTCCATTGATCAGAAAGAAACATTCTTATTAAGGAATCTTTGTTGCCATTGAGACATCCCAAAGTAAGGTAAGAAGTTGCAAAATGGGTCATACCCAGCCTCACCAAATCTTTTTCCTTAGTGTGGATGTGTAGTAGTGTAATAAGAGCAATTCTAGCATATATGTAAGTAGTAATCTTTCTACCTTTATATATTGTGTCCTTGTGaagtgttacttttttttttcaagtcttCTAACATCAAATTAATGCAATGTGCTGCACAAGGCATCCAAAAtaactttttcctctttttcattAGCATTTCTACTGCAGTTTTGTAGTTAGCCGCATTGTCGGTGACAACTTGGATGACATTTTCTTCACCAACATCTTCAACCACATCATCTATCATTTTAAAGATTTTATCAGCTGTCTTAGTAATATGAGAGGCATCAATAGATTTCAAAAAATAGTTCCTTTAGGAGTATTAACCAAAAAATTTAGTATGGTCCGTCTTCTCTTATCTGTCCAACCATCAGTCATTATTGTGCAACCAACCTGCTTCCAATATGCTCTATGTTCCTCTAGTGATTGTTGAACAATCTCCACGTGTTTCTTCAAAAGAGGCACCCTTAATTCATGGTAGGATGGTGGCTTGAATCCTTGTCCATATCTTATAGCTTTTTCAAACATTCTACTATATTCCTCGCTCCTTGATACATTAAAGGGGATACCATTGTTGTAGAAAAAATCACTAATTAGTTGATTGTTCATAAATATACTTCCTCTCTCAAATTCTTCTTAAatatgttgttgattgttgtttgagTACTAATGCGTGTTTTCTTGAATATGTTGCCATCtagttctttccttttcttttttcaccGGTAGTGTAAGCTTCTTTAGTAGCTTCACCTGGGCTTGCCCCATCCATGCTTattttcttcatcaaattcacttgAAACCCACTCACAACATTCCACATTTGCTTCTTAACTTCATCATTAACAGCTGTACAAGCTCCAACATCTTTTTGAGTTCTTGCTAAGTGGTGTTTCAATTTATAAACTCCTCCTGAAAAAATTTTATGACACTATTTACAGTGTATCTTCTTTCCATCTTCTCCAATAGATATCCCGTGCTCCCATCCTACATCAGTTCTACTTCCAAGAGCATTCTTAGCAACTTTTCTTTTACTAGCAATTCTAGCTGTACTTCCTGACTGAGAAGTTAGAATGTTAGTCAGATTTTCACTTGCATTAGCTTGAGTCGATGCCATTTctgtttagaaaaaaaattaaaacagtaAATATTCAACAAATTAGTTCAATGTCATAgcaaaaattcaataatttaacaaaaattacagAATTGTGTTCAATTTCAATTGTAATCATCCAAGTTCAACAACAAAAATTTAACAATctaatttgaacaaaaaatactagcataacaaaaattcaagaattATATTCAATGCCACAACAAGAATTCAACCATTTAGTTAAAAGAAATTCAACTTCCAAGTATAAACAGGTAAAAAGCATTTTAACTTTTTAAGTAATTCAGCACAGAGTAAAGCAAATTTAAGCCACTAAGATAACTAAAACACTATTTAAGTCACAACATCATATCAAAACTAATAAACCTGCTTGTCACATAAAGTTCCAACTTTCAAGTATAAACAGGTAAAAagcattttaactttttaaataattCAGAACAGAGTAAAACAAATTTAAACCACTAAGATAACTAAAACATTATTTAAGTCACAGCAATGACATAATCATATCAAAACCAATAAACCTTGCTTGTCACGTAAAATCCCAACTTCCAAGTATATGCAGGTAAAAATGTAGAGTGCAATCTGATAAactccgattttgtggtttatcttgtgcttaatttgggagattttatcaacttttctcacatttattcaatgaaattgcatggttttgtaattctccctgaatttgtgcttaagtgtgaaaatatgctttttgggtctaaaaatagctaaatttaattcactttaattccatttgatgccttgatatgtttgttaagtgatttcaggtttacccTCAAATCTCATGGCTTAGAAAATTTTAATGCTTATTAGCAGCTACTAAACCAATGATGTGCATCAAAGCTTGCCaacaagattttgaaatttttaatcatAGACAACTACTATCTCAATACATTTTGTGTTAAACATCATTAGGCATAATAAATTAAGACATGATGCTCAGAGATTAAGCATCTATAAACATAGAAGGAGAAGATAAAACAAAGATTCACAATAATcaacatctaaaataataaatcaaaataatagtaatttttaccaaaataaaaataataattattattaacagTGGGTGACAAAGGTGTGACAAAGGCAGAAGGAATGGAGACTGGAGAGGCTTTGAATCCTATTGTTGTTGTTACATGTTAGGGGGCCTTGGCAAATacaatcatcatcaacatcatcatcacttGCAAGTAGTTCACAAGGTGCTGAATTGGCAAATGATTGCAGCGATCATAACACGTTCTTTGTGAAAGTGTACATGGAAGGCATTTCAATTGGCAGAAAACTCAATCTTTTAGTTCATGATGGCTACCATGAATTGGTTAAAGCTCTTGAACAAATGTTTGACACTACCATACTCTGTAATCAACTCTATCCCTATGCCTCTTTCTCATTTACCtttttttcctaattaaaataagactgaaGAGGATAAAGATTAAAGAGGTCTTAACTTTTAACTTACCTGATGAAGTAGTAgcaaagaggaggagaagagcaGCGATCCATATTCCAGAGCCAGAGACAAAGAGGCAGAGCCAGAGAGGTTCGCAAGTTACAATCGCAAAGTGACACTCACGCAATCCAACCACCACTAGTCCGATTCGATAACACCAGCGGCAAACCTCACGGCGAGTCGGTGACGCTCCAAATTAGGGTTTTCGGTCgtgcaaaattcaaatttcagaggAAAAGAGAGATAAAGTCAGAAATTGAGACTTGAGAGaggtaaaaatttgaaattttggccATGGAGAATTGGAGATAAACTGTAAAAGTGAGGGAGATTAAGAGATGAGAGACTGTTACTCTGCTAGGGCTCCTCTTCCATGGCCTTCTATTCAGATTGGGCCATTGGGTTGGGTTGGGCTGCAATCAGGGCCAAGAAAAAGAACTTCTTCAACCTGAAACGCAACAACTTGGCAGAAGCGACGATTCCGGCGGCGCTGCGTTCTTCAGCGGCGATTCCACACGGTGCAGTTTGGTTCTGGACGATAAGCAGAATCGCAATGGAAAGATGGAGCAGAAGCGTAAAATCGTGCGTTTCCATGAGTTAAAACGCGATTCTGACTACCTTAATTCACCTATATATATTACTTGACAATTTATTTGTCGATTTAGAAGTCTTTGTTACTTTTTGGATAGTTATTTGAATAAACATGCATCTAACTTGATTCTATCCATTTCAAAATAGGATAAGACGATTCTTGTCTAAAAAATAGACTCGTTCCAATCTCTATTCGTGTTTGTCATAAATCATGGCGATCTTTCCGTCATCTTCTCTCACCAAACTTAATGGAAGAGACCTACATGACACTTAACATTACTAATATGGACACTAAGTCTCCGTTAAGTGACATGTTGGCAAATGGACAATGGTTAAGGATTGGATATGTCCTCCTAAGTCTTTGTTAAGTGACCTGTTATTTGGGAGACAAATCAACTTCTGACCATTACCCATTCACCAGCATGTCGCTTAACAGAGACTTAGCATCCACATAAGCAACGTTAAGTGTCACATAGGTCTTTTTCGTTAAGTTTGGTGAAGAGAGATGATGGGGGCTACCATGACTCACGACAGACAAGAACAGAGACTAGGACTGGGACGGGTCTATTTTTTTGATAAGGATTGTCTTGTTGTTATAttagttagtttattttttttctttccattaatATTGTATTTTGTCAAGAGGGTTAGAAGTTTTGATGGTTATGTATGTTTGTAAGTTATGGTATAAAGAATTTAGTGAGAGTGTTACATAAGGCTTGTAGCCAAAGGGTTTCATCAAATAGAAAGTATTGATTATCGAGAGTAGTACAGTAGTTTGACCATCAACGGTTCAAATTGTCCTCGCTATTGCTTTATCTCTTAGTTAGACCTTAAGACAGTTTGATTTTGATAATGTATTTCTAATTGAGTGCTTGAAGAGTAAGTATGTATGTCTCAGCCAATTGATTATTTTTCCTCTAATCCAACTCATGTTTTTTAATTAAAGAAAGCCTTGTATGGCTTGAAAACAAGCTCCAAGAGAATggtttcaagcttgttttcaaaCCTTAACTACTACTCTTCTTAAGTTTGGCTTTAGAAAACAAAATTggatgtttctttgtttattagATATACTAACACCTCTACTGATTTTGTTTTGGTATATATAGACGATATTGTCATCACAAGGAGCAACTCATTTGAAATTGAATCTTTAACAGCTGATTTTAACAAAACGTTTTCTTTAGAAGATCTTGGTGAACTCAATTATTTTTTGGGTTTAGAATTCAAGCATCTACTAGGAAGTAGCTTGCTTGTTACTCAACAAAAATATGCTACTGATCTTCTCAACAAATCAAAAATGGACATAGGCTTCAATGGTTTCATCTCTTAAATTGACTACCAATGATTCTGAAGCTTATGAAAATCCAAAACATTATAGGGAGATTGTTGGTGCTTTGCAATATTTAACTATAACAAGAACAAAGTTGGCTCATGTTGTAAATATAGCAGCTCAATTTATGCAACAGGTATAGTTGATAAGGGGATTGTTTTAATAAAGGAATTGACTTCAGAATCAAGGCTTTTGTAGATGCTGATTGAGCTGGAGACTTGGATGATCGAAAGTCTATTAGTAGATACTACATGTTTCTTGGAGAAGCAACATTCAACCTAATATAAGTAGGAACAGCACTAAGGTTGAATATCGTGCGATGGTAGCAGCTCAGTCAAAGATCATTGCAACCCAGCAACCCCTCATGGAGCTCAAAATCAAGCGACCATTTAGCTCCCACAATTTTTTGTGGCAATCTAAGTGTGTGTTTGCTTGCTGCTAACCCCGTTCTCCATACATGGTGCAAACATATGGAAATTTATCTCCATTGTTTGAGTAATGGTGAACCGAAAAGAATTGTATATGGTCAACATCCTAGAAAGTGATCAAGTAGCAAACTTGCTAACTCAACCACTGTCCTTAAACCTCTTCACCAAATTCAGAGACAAACTTAGAGTGGCGAGTCCACCCACTGCAAAGTTTGAGGGGGAATATAAGGGATAGAAAGTTATGTTTATTTACAGAGACAGAATATTGAGATAAGAATACTGAGACACAAAATTGTATTTGACAGAGGAAACATGGACAGAGACATTATGttcagagacactgaattagtgtattttgtgtttaTCCTAACAGGAAGGACACAAAAACACTAACAAGAGAcggaacttattttttatttttttattattctt
This window contains:
- the LOC112723835 gene encoding sec-independent protein translocase protein TATB, chloroplastic-like; translation: MLRAFQPTIRELQDVSREFKTTLEWEIGLDDISTPPTQTTYNSTLDLNGTRDPSKAYSSEESKEAILPPPATAAEPQSQKPETDNSPLDSSCQ